In a genomic window of Methanogenium sp. S4BF:
- the thiE gene encoding thiamine phosphate synthase: protein MTEGRNLNRMSHLPGRRTIPELYVVTDTVIGRGRSHAEIAAAASAGGAGIIQLRDKHLAPEALLREAVAVREALSSSDALFVVNDSLDVAIASCADGVHLGQSDGSVTEARAAAEAAAHVGFLIGVSVGCVEEAFRAVDEGADYVALGPVFSTTSKEDAGAARGLLILREIREALSTVPLVAIGGIGPANVQDVFRAGADSAAVISAVVGQDDVAAAARGMVALIERVRGPGVGTLR, encoded by the coding sequence ATGACAGAGGGCAGGAATCTGAACCGAATGAGCCATCTGCCGGGGCGGAGAACCATTCCGGAACTCTATGTGGTCACCGACACGGTTATTGGCCGGGGTCGTTCCCATGCAGAGATTGCCGCAGCTGCTTCAGCAGGCGGCGCCGGCATCATCCAGCTGCGGGACAAACATCTGGCACCGGAGGCCCTGCTTCGTGAGGCAGTCGCCGTCCGTGAGGCGCTGTCCTCCTCTGATGCCCTGTTTGTGGTGAACGATTCTCTGGATGTGGCGATTGCATCCTGTGCGGACGGGGTGCATTTGGGGCAGAGCGATGGGTCCGTCACGGAGGCACGGGCCGCTGCAGAGGCAGCTGCCCACGTTGGATTTCTCATCGGTGTCTCTGTCGGGTGTGTTGAAGAGGCCTTTCGGGCGGTTGATGAGGGTGCAGATTATGTCGCCCTCGGTCCGGTCTTCTCCACCACCTCGAAGGAGGATGCCGGTGCGGCTCGCGGCCTCCTGATCCTCAGGGAGATCCGTGAGGCGCTTTCCACCGTGCCCCTCGTTGCCATTGGCGGGATTGGTCCTGCGAATGTACAGGACGTATTCCGGGCCGGTGCTGACTCGGCGGCGGTTATATCGGCTGTCGTCGGACAGGATGATGTTGCTGCGGCGGCAAGGGGAATGGTGGCATTGATTGAGAGGGTGAGGGGTCCGGGTGTGGGGACTCTCAGGTAA
- a CDS encoding tetratricopeptide repeat protein translates to MVELTINKHFETDGSDDYAELLIQSDVINPDLIADVCSGAKWNTMIPADDNCLCVRISRTAIRTPGVRKELECLVHYLKEKEQSIHEKQSSIQGNNRMLDELVSFLRDGADDGILETPGNRASCVAGCEQGNTVFEQDSILVSQAINSEKEIPEGHKWYDTMLAIHPDDAIAWNAKGLTLVEAGSFQEALACFTRALEIDPGYTEALYNRDHIPPMQYID, encoded by the coding sequence ATGGTGGAATTAACAATCAACAAACACTTCGAGACCGATGGATCTGATGATTACGCAGAGCTCCTCATACAGTCCGATGTTATTAACCCGGACCTGATCGCAGATGTCTGTTCGGGAGCGAAATGGAACACGATGATTCCGGCAGATGACAATTGCCTCTGTGTGCGAATATCCCGAACGGCGATTCGGACTCCCGGTGTGCGAAAGGAACTTGAGTGTCTGGTACATTACCTGAAGGAAAAAGAACAGTCAATACATGAAAAACAATCATCAATTCAGGGAAATAACCGGATGCTGGATGAACTGGTTTCATTCCTTAGGGACGGAGCAGATGACGGGATCCTGGAAACGCCTGGAAATAGAGCCTCCTGTGTAGCAGGATGTGAGCAGGGCAATACCGTATTTGAACAGGACAGCATCCTGGTATCTCAGGCAATAAACAGTGAAAAAGAGATCCCGGAAGGGCATAAATGGTATGATACCATGCTTGCAATCCATCCTGATGATGCAATTGCCTGGAATGCAAAAGGGCTGACCCTCGTTGAAGCAGGATCATTTCAGGAAGCACTGGCCTGTTTCACCCGAGCCCTTGAGATTGACCCCGGTTATACCGAGGCCCTGTACAACCGGGACCATATCCCTCCGATGCAGTATATTGACTGA